A stretch of Oryza brachyantha chromosome 4, ObraRS2, whole genome shotgun sequence DNA encodes these proteins:
- the LOC102707114 gene encoding altered inheritance rate of mitochondria protein 25 — protein MRWLPRLLSQAAAAAGRAAARDRCSHVGGSSGFASGRGVGDGTAVPREWLRKLWTEELRKQRDAARRWGMRAAAATEGGAAGSFGDFSKAARPFAHPETAAPRFAEEGASHEEAPSRSYQDDDGDFAPVETKLNPLLSRANLLIARDIEWANIMFAFEQESRYIIMDPLFPQSPVGFIREKSNVIFRQLLRSRRPFVAEITDAMGNEIFTVRRPFWFINSSIYAEVNGKEVGVVHRRWHLWRRIYDLYLGNKQFAVVENPGFWNWTFTLIDEDDNVLAQIDRNWRGIGFELFTDAGQYAIRFGDAGLGRKLGLASDTDELHVVRQLTLPERAVALALAVSLDCDYFSRRGGWGLPFLIATE, from the exons ATGAGGTGGCTGCCCCGGCTGCTCTCCcaagccgcggcggcggctgggaggGCCGCGGCGAGGGACAGATGCAGCCACGTCGGGGGATCCAGTGGGTTCGCGAGCGGCCGCGGGGTCGGCGATGGTACGGCGGTGCCTCGGGAGTGGCTGCGGAAGCTGTGGACCGAGGAGCTGAGGAAGCAGAGGGATGCTGCGAGAAGGTGGGGGatgcgcgcggccgcggccaccgAAGGCGGTGCTGCTGGTTCGTTCGGCGATTTCTCCAAGGCCGCGCGTCCGTTCGCGCACCCCGAGACGGCCGCGCCCCGGTTTGCTGAGGAAGGGGCGAGCCACGAGGAGGCACCATCGAGGAGCTACCAGGACGATGACGGGGACTTCGCGCCCGTAGAG ACCAAACTGAATCCTCTCCTCTCAAGGGCCAACCTCCTTATTGCTAGGGACATAGAATGGGCAAATATCATGTTTGCTTTTGAGCAG GAGAGTAGATATATCATAATGGACCCACTCTTTCCTCAAtca CCTGTTGGTTTTATTCGAGAGAAAAGCAATGTCATATTTAGGCAG CTACTTCGCTCAAGAAGGCCATTTGTTGCAGAAATTACTGATGCTATGGGCAATGAGATATTTACG GTTCGACGGCCATTTTGGTTTATCAACAGTTCCATTTATGCAGAAGTGAATGGCAag GAGGTTGGTGTAGTCCACAGACGTTGGCATCTCTGGCGTAGAATTTATGACCTGTACTTAGG GAATAAGCAATTTGCTGTGGTCGAGAATCCTGGATTTTGGAACTGGACTTTTACTCTCATTGATGAGGATGACAATGTGCTAGCCCAGATTGATCGTAATTGGAGAGGAATAGGTTTTGAG CTCTTCACAGATGCTGGCCAGTATGCAATTCGATTTGGTGATGCAGGACTAGGCCGTAAACTTGGTCTCGCTTCAGAT ACTGATGAACTACATGTTGTTCGCCAACTGACTTTACCTGAAAGGGCTGTTGCCCTCGCTCTTGCGGTGTCTCTAGATTGTGATTATTTCTCTAGGAGAGGTGGCTG gGGACTTCCTTTTCTTATTGCCACAGAGTAG
- the LOC102706837 gene encoding transcription factor EAT1, which translates to MISGAGYFEDSHDQRLMAGALIHDSNQAPASGENTSIDLQKFKVHSYSTEALSNTTNLAEAARAINHLQHQLEIDLEQEVSPVETANWDPSICTIPDNIINQFSGGPQNILVEQQIQQYDSALYPNGVYTPAPDLLNLMQCTMAPAFPATTPVFGDTTLNGTNYLDLNGELTGMAAVPDSGSELMFASDSALQLGYHGTQSHLIKDICHSLPQNYGLFPSEDERDVIIGVGSVGGDLFQDIDDRQFDSVLECRRGKGEYGKVKGKANFATERERREQLNVKFRTLRMLFPNPTKNDRASIVGDAIEYIDELNRTVKELKILVEQKRHGNNRRKMVKLDQEAAGDGESSSTKTLRDDLDNQLHGAIRSSWVQRRSKECHVDVRIVDDEVNIKLTEKKKTNSLLHAAKVLDEFQLELIHVVGGIIGDHHIFMFNTKVSEGSAVYACAVAKRLLQAVEMQHQAIDIFN; encoded by the exons ATGATCTCTGGGGCTGGCTATTTTGAAGATTCCCACGATCAAAGACTCATGGCAGGAGCTTTGATCCATGACTCAAATCAAGCTCCTGCAAGTGGTGAAAACACAAGCATTGATCTCCAAAAGTTCAAAGTGCACTCATACTCCACCGAAGCACTCTCCAATACAACTAATCTGGCTGAGGCTGCAAGAGCAATTAACCACCTTCAGCATCAACTGGAAATTGATTTGGAGCAAGAGGTTTCCCCGGTAGAAACTGCAAACTGGGATCCATCTATCTGCACTATCCCAGATAATATCATCAACCAGTTTAGCGGAGGTCCACAAAACATATTGGTGGAGCAACAGATCCAGCAGTATGACTCTGCACTTTATCCAAATGGTGTTTACACACCTGCACCAGATCTCCTTAATCTTATGCAGTGCACAATGGCTCCAGCATTCCCTGCAACGACACCCGTATTCGGTGATACAACACTGAATGGTACTAACTATTTGGATCTTAACGGTGAACTTACAGGAATGGCAGCAGTTCCAGACAGTGGGAGTGAGTTGATGTTTGCTAGTGACTCAGCTCTCCAGTTAGGGTATCATGGTACTCAATCTCATCTAATAAAGGACATCTGCCATTCACTGCCCCAAAATTATGGGCTGTTTCCCAGTGAGGATGAAAGAGATGTGATTATTGGTGTTGGAAGTGTAGGAGGAGATCTTTTTCAGGATATAGATGACAGGCAGTTTGACAGTGTACTGGAATGCAGGAGAGGGAAGGGCGAGTACGGAAAGGTCAAGGGAAAAGCTAATTTTGCaactgagagagagaggcgggaGCAGCTAAATGTGAAGTTCAGGACTTTAAGAATGCTCTTCCCAAATCCTACCAAG AATGACAGGGCCTCAATAGTTGGTGATGCCATTGAGTACATAGATGAGCTCAATCGAACGGTGAAGGAGCTGAAGATCCTGGTGGAACAGAAGAGGCATGGAAATAACAGGAGAAAGATGGTAAAGTTGGATCAAGAGGCAGCTGGTGATGGCGAGAGCTCATCAACGAAGACACTGAGGGATGATCTAGACAATCAGCTCCATGGAGCCATAAGGAGCTCATGGGTTCAGAGAAGATCAAAGGAATGCCATGTTGATGTCCGCATAGTGGATGATGAAGTAAACATCAAGCTCactgaaaagaagaaaaccaaCTCTCTGCTTCATGCAGCAAAAGTACTAGATGAGTTCCAGCTTGAGCTCATCCATGTAGTCGGTGGGATTATAGGTGATCACCATATATTCATGTTCAACACTAAG GTATCGGAAGGTTCTGCTGTTTATGCATGTGCAGTAGCTAAGAGGCTCCTTCAAGCAGTGGAGATGCAACACCAGGCCATTGACATATTCAACTAA